The following are from one region of the Nicotiana tomentosiformis chromosome 7, ASM39032v3, whole genome shotgun sequence genome:
- the LOC104086650 gene encoding GBF-interacting protein 1 isoform X1 produces the protein MNSNSKSGNSGVVGVGARVSIPSSVRKTIQDIKEITGNHSEDEIYAMLKECSMDPNETAQKLLFQDTFHEVKRKRDRKKELQNSIKESAESKWKAGTQGRGNKGSRGNLTSRHVSHDAGAGKNGKDSYLCVYVLSDAGAGKNGKENLTNHFLDKSVGLSSVPNVEAKNISSSSSAATNGPSGLASGSDIIVQNAHASARRGIKQFEAYAGAGSGVQTTPADASKIPKVATGNRDVHGQRRPNSVNSSRTLSSPPPSGAHLSASDPVLLPSQDSRPAGVVGTVRREVGSQHSPVERASSNSNGSKKTTAKSDTGSVDIQVKMPSKFQGPGKNQLQEFSQTASSIHGGSSVSRPSSNYNNRSQTIGTQKAGPCKEWKPKPVNNNLAQGSALAAASSGVSMVSVEVNTLLQPPAAVPETKEDTAELQKKLEESHISDVEHVIIPNHLHVPEVEKLGFCFGSFDTSFSLVTSTNNAPEHDGSPPIPEASECIEEAASEQPPSNQNASTAVEDTDYSYQPPPSHGQESFSAKGDDISSSAPECSESKPETLQSGQQYSVVHTSPNYNFGFVPPMLGNQLAPFDSSESQPRDVSRLPNFLVQQPIDPTNYYAQFYRSSADTDGRISPFHSAGVSTQYNGGVAVVPPQTSQSSQEGGNTLALSTAAPTPLVTQAAGLMQSSLAVPQQPVPVFRQAAGMHLPHYHPNYIPYGHYFSPLYVPPTAIHQLLSNGAFSQQPQAGGVYPPPPSAAARYSLSQYRPGANVGNSAHIGVPGTYAPYGSSPVNYNPSSATTTGNPAPNEDLSASQFQDSNVYVSGQQSESSGVWINAHNRDLSSLQASSFYNHPQGQVALTPNQPGHGNFAGVYHPAQPVTASTVHPLMQQSQTMAGPVDMVGPTANVYQRPQHSQINWPSSY, from the exons ATGAATAGCAACAGTAAGAGTGGTAACAGTGGTGTTGTTGGAGTAGGAGCTAGGGTTTCAATCCCGAGCAGTGTGAGGAAAACGATCCAGGATATAAAAGAGATCACTGGAAATCACAGTGAAGATGAGATATATGCAATGCTCAAAGAATGCTCTATGGATCCCAACGAAACTGCTCAAAAACTCCTCTTTCAAG ATACATTCCATGAAGTTAAAAGGAAGCGTGATCGAAAAAAGGAG CTTCAGAATTCAATCAAGGAATCTGCTGAATCAAAGTGGAAAGCCGGCACGCAGGGCAGGGGGAACAAAGGGAGTCGTGGAAATTTGACTTCTCGTCATGTTTCACATG ATGCAGGTGCTGGAAAGAATGGGAAAGACTCATACTTATGTGTGTATGTTTTGTCAGATGCAGGTGCTGGAAAGAATGGGAAAGAAAATTTGACCAATCACTTTCTTGACAAGAGTGTCGGCTTATCTTCTGTGCCTAATGTTGAGGCAAAAAatatttcaag ctcatcaagtgccgctactAATGGGCCTAGTGGTCTAGCTTCCGGGAGCGACATCATTGTACAAAATGCTCATGCATCTGCAAGAAGAGGAATTAAACAATTCGAAGCATATGCAGGTGCTGGCTCTGGTGTGCAGACAACTCCTGCTGATGCAAGCAAAATCCCAAAAGTGGCTACGGGAAATAGGGATGTACATGGGCAGAGGAGGCCAAACTCCGTCAATTCTTCAAGAACTCTATCTTCACCACCTCCATCAGGAGCTCATCTCTCAGCTTCAGATCCTGTGCTCTTGCCATCTCAAGATTCACGACCCGCTGGTGTAGTAGGCACAGTTAGAAGGGAAGTTGGGAGCCAGCATTCTCCAGTTGAACGTGCTTCTTCAAACTCAAATGGGAGTAAAAAGACTACTG CAAAGTCTGATACTGGAAGCGTAGATATACAAGTGAAGATGCCAAGCAAATTTCAGGGGCCTGGAAAGAATCAACTTCAAGAGTTCTCGCAAACTGCTTCTTCAATCCATGGTGGTTCTTCCGTTAGCAGGCCTTCGTCTAATTACAACAATCGATCACAAACGATTGGTACACAAAAAG CAGGTCCTTGTAAGGAATGGAAGCCAAAGCCTGTTAACAATAATCTAGCTCAGGGGTCTGCTCTTGCAGCTGCTTCGTCTGGTGTTTCTATGGTCTCTGTTGAAGTCAATACACTGTTGCAGCCTCCTGCTGCTGTTCCTGAAACAAAAGAAGATACTGCAGAGCTGCAGAAAAAGTTAGAGGAATCACACATTTCAGATGTTGAGCATGTAATTATCCCTAACCACCTTCACGTCCCTGAGGTTGAAAAACTTGGATTCTGTTTTGGAAGTTTCGACACTAGCTTTAGTTTGGTTACAAGCACAAACAATGCTCCCGAGCATGACGGAAGTCCACCAATTCCTGAAGCTTCTGAGTGCATTGAAGAAGCTGCAAGTGAACAGCCTCCaag TAATCAAAATGCATCAACAGCTGTAGAGGACACTGATTATTCTTATCAGCCTCCACCTTCACATGGACAGGAGAGTTTCTCTGCCAAAGGAGATGATATCTCATCCTCTGCTCCGGAGTGCAGTGAATCGAAGCCAGAGACTCTGCAGTCGGGTCAACAATATTCAGTTGTTCATACATCGCCCAACTATAATTTTGGCTTTGTGCCACCAATGTTAGGCAATCAGCTCGCGCCCTTTGATAGCTCTGAATCTCAACCTCGAGATGTTTCTCGTCTTCCAAATTTCCTT GTTCAGCAACCCATTGACCCAACAAACTACTATGCCCAATTCTACCGTTCGAGTGCTGACACTGATGGCCGCATTTCACCTTTTCATTCAGCGGGTGTTTCTACCCAGTACAATGGCGGTGTTGCTGTTGTGCCTCCACAAACTTCTCAATCTTCTCAAGAG GGCGGGAACACTCTTGCTTTATCTACTGCCGCTCCGACGCCACTTGTGACTCAAGCTGCTGGGCTTATGCAGAGTTCGTTAGCTGTACCACAGCAACCTGTCCCTGTATTTCGGCAGGCTGCTGGGATGCATCTGCCCCATTATCATCCGAATTATATTCCATATGGTCACTACTTTTCACCGCTTTATGTTCCACCAACAGCCATCCATCAATTATTAAGCAATGGTGCCTTTTCCCAGCAACCTCAAGCTGGCGGTGTATATCCACCTCCACCATCAGCTGCTGCCAGATACTCTCTTTCGCAATATAGACCAGGAGCTAATGTGGGAAATTCAGCTCACATTGGAGTGCCTGGCACATATGCGCCATATGGATCCTCTCCTGTCAACTATAACCCTAGTTCAGCTACAACAACTGGAAACCCTGCTCCCAATGAGGATCTTTCTGCGTCTCAGTTCCAGGATAGTAACGTCTATGTTAGTGGACAACAG AGTGAAAGCTCAGGTGTGTGGATTAATGCACACAATCGAGATTTATCTAGCTTGCAAGCAAGTTCCTTTTATAATCATCCTCAGGGTCAAGTGGCTCTAACACCCAATCAACCTGGACACGGAAACTTTGCTGGTGTTTATCACCCAGCACAACCAGTTACAGCATCAACTGTTCACCCACTTATGCAGCAGTCTCAAACGATGGCCGGTCCAGTTGATATGGTAGGACCAACAGCCAATGTCTATCAACGGCCTCAGCATTCACAGATTAACTGGCCAAGTAGTTACTGA
- the LOC104086650 gene encoding GBF-interacting protein 1 isoform X5 — MNSNSKSGNSGVVGVGARVSIPSSVRKTIQDIKEITGNHSEDEIYAMLKECSMDPNETAQKLLFQDTFHEVKRKRDRKKELQNSIKESAESKWKAGTQGRGNKGSRGNLTSRHVSHDAGAGKNGKENLTNHFLDKSVGLSSVPNVEAKNISSSSSAATNGPSGLASGSDIIVQNAHASARRGIKQFEAYAGAGSGVQTTPADASKIPKVATGNRDVHGQRRPNSVNSSRTLSSPPPSGAHLSASDPVLLPSQDSRPAGVVGTVRREVGSQHSPVERASSNSNGSKKTTAKSDTGSVDIQVKMPSKFQGPGKNQLQEFSQTASSIHGGSSVSRPSSNYNNRSQTIGTQKGPCKEWKPKPVNNNLAQGSALAAASSGVSMVSVEVNTLLQPPAAVPETKEDTAELQKKLEESHISDVEHVIIPNHLHVPEVEKLGFCFGSFDTSFSLVTSTNNAPEHDGSPPIPEASECIEEAASEQPPSNQNASTAVEDTDYSYQPPPSHGQESFSAKGDDISSSAPECSESKPETLQSGQQYSVVHTSPNYNFGFVPPMLGNQLAPFDSSESQPRDVSRLPNFLVQQPIDPTNYYAQFYRSSADTDGRISPFHSAGVSTQYNGGVAVVPPQTSQSSQEGGNTLALSTAAPTPLVTQAAGLMQSSLAVPQQPVPVFRQAAGMHLPHYHPNYIPYGHYFSPLYVPPTAIHQLLSNGAFSQQPQAGGVYPPPPSAAARYSLSQYRPGANVGNSAHIGVPGTYAPYGSSPVNYNPSSATTTGNPAPNEDLSASQFQDSNVYVSGQQSESSGVWINAHNRDLSSLQASSFYNHPQGQVALTPNQPGHGNFAGVYHPAQPVTASTVHPLMQQSQTMAGPVDMVGPTANVYQRPQHSQINWPSSY, encoded by the exons ATGAATAGCAACAGTAAGAGTGGTAACAGTGGTGTTGTTGGAGTAGGAGCTAGGGTTTCAATCCCGAGCAGTGTGAGGAAAACGATCCAGGATATAAAAGAGATCACTGGAAATCACAGTGAAGATGAGATATATGCAATGCTCAAAGAATGCTCTATGGATCCCAACGAAACTGCTCAAAAACTCCTCTTTCAAG ATACATTCCATGAAGTTAAAAGGAAGCGTGATCGAAAAAAGGAG CTTCAGAATTCAATCAAGGAATCTGCTGAATCAAAGTGGAAAGCCGGCACGCAGGGCAGGGGGAACAAAGGGAGTCGTGGAAATTTGACTTCTCGTCATGTTTCACATG ATGCAGGTGCTGGAAAGAATGGGAAAGAAAATTTGACCAATCACTTTCTTGACAAGAGTGTCGGCTTATCTTCTGTGCCTAATGTTGAGGCAAAAAatatttcaag ctcatcaagtgccgctactAATGGGCCTAGTGGTCTAGCTTCCGGGAGCGACATCATTGTACAAAATGCTCATGCATCTGCAAGAAGAGGAATTAAACAATTCGAAGCATATGCAGGTGCTGGCTCTGGTGTGCAGACAACTCCTGCTGATGCAAGCAAAATCCCAAAAGTGGCTACGGGAAATAGGGATGTACATGGGCAGAGGAGGCCAAACTCCGTCAATTCTTCAAGAACTCTATCTTCACCACCTCCATCAGGAGCTCATCTCTCAGCTTCAGATCCTGTGCTCTTGCCATCTCAAGATTCACGACCCGCTGGTGTAGTAGGCACAGTTAGAAGGGAAGTTGGGAGCCAGCATTCTCCAGTTGAACGTGCTTCTTCAAACTCAAATGGGAGTAAAAAGACTACTG CAAAGTCTGATACTGGAAGCGTAGATATACAAGTGAAGATGCCAAGCAAATTTCAGGGGCCTGGAAAGAATCAACTTCAAGAGTTCTCGCAAACTGCTTCTTCAATCCATGGTGGTTCTTCCGTTAGCAGGCCTTCGTCTAATTACAACAATCGATCACAAACGATTGGTACACAAAAAG GTCCTTGTAAGGAATGGAAGCCAAAGCCTGTTAACAATAATCTAGCTCAGGGGTCTGCTCTTGCAGCTGCTTCGTCTGGTGTTTCTATGGTCTCTGTTGAAGTCAATACACTGTTGCAGCCTCCTGCTGCTGTTCCTGAAACAAAAGAAGATACTGCAGAGCTGCAGAAAAAGTTAGAGGAATCACACATTTCAGATGTTGAGCATGTAATTATCCCTAACCACCTTCACGTCCCTGAGGTTGAAAAACTTGGATTCTGTTTTGGAAGTTTCGACACTAGCTTTAGTTTGGTTACAAGCACAAACAATGCTCCCGAGCATGACGGAAGTCCACCAATTCCTGAAGCTTCTGAGTGCATTGAAGAAGCTGCAAGTGAACAGCCTCCaag TAATCAAAATGCATCAACAGCTGTAGAGGACACTGATTATTCTTATCAGCCTCCACCTTCACATGGACAGGAGAGTTTCTCTGCCAAAGGAGATGATATCTCATCCTCTGCTCCGGAGTGCAGTGAATCGAAGCCAGAGACTCTGCAGTCGGGTCAACAATATTCAGTTGTTCATACATCGCCCAACTATAATTTTGGCTTTGTGCCACCAATGTTAGGCAATCAGCTCGCGCCCTTTGATAGCTCTGAATCTCAACCTCGAGATGTTTCTCGTCTTCCAAATTTCCTT GTTCAGCAACCCATTGACCCAACAAACTACTATGCCCAATTCTACCGTTCGAGTGCTGACACTGATGGCCGCATTTCACCTTTTCATTCAGCGGGTGTTTCTACCCAGTACAATGGCGGTGTTGCTGTTGTGCCTCCACAAACTTCTCAATCTTCTCAAGAG GGCGGGAACACTCTTGCTTTATCTACTGCCGCTCCGACGCCACTTGTGACTCAAGCTGCTGGGCTTATGCAGAGTTCGTTAGCTGTACCACAGCAACCTGTCCCTGTATTTCGGCAGGCTGCTGGGATGCATCTGCCCCATTATCATCCGAATTATATTCCATATGGTCACTACTTTTCACCGCTTTATGTTCCACCAACAGCCATCCATCAATTATTAAGCAATGGTGCCTTTTCCCAGCAACCTCAAGCTGGCGGTGTATATCCACCTCCACCATCAGCTGCTGCCAGATACTCTCTTTCGCAATATAGACCAGGAGCTAATGTGGGAAATTCAGCTCACATTGGAGTGCCTGGCACATATGCGCCATATGGATCCTCTCCTGTCAACTATAACCCTAGTTCAGCTACAACAACTGGAAACCCTGCTCCCAATGAGGATCTTTCTGCGTCTCAGTTCCAGGATAGTAACGTCTATGTTAGTGGACAACAG AGTGAAAGCTCAGGTGTGTGGATTAATGCACACAATCGAGATTTATCTAGCTTGCAAGCAAGTTCCTTTTATAATCATCCTCAGGGTCAAGTGGCTCTAACACCCAATCAACCTGGACACGGAAACTTTGCTGGTGTTTATCACCCAGCACAACCAGTTACAGCATCAACTGTTCACCCACTTATGCAGCAGTCTCAAACGATGGCCGGTCCAGTTGATATGGTAGGACCAACAGCCAATGTCTATCAACGGCCTCAGCATTCACAGATTAACTGGCCAAGTAGTTACTGA
- the LOC104086650 gene encoding GBF-interacting protein 1 isoform X6, whose product MNSNSKSGNSGVVGVGARVSIPSSVRKTIQDIKEITGNHSEDEIYAMLKECSMDPNETAQKLLFQDTFHEVKRKRDRKKELQNSIKESAESKWKAGTQGRGNKGSRGNLTSRHVSHGAGKNGKENLTNHFLDKSVGLSSVPNVEAKNISSSSSAATNGPSGLASGSDIIVQNAHASARRGIKQFEAYAGAGSGVQTTPADASKIPKVATGNRDVHGQRRPNSVNSSRTLSSPPPSGAHLSASDPVLLPSQDSRPAGVVGTVRREVGSQHSPVERASSNSNGSKKTTAKSDTGSVDIQVKMPSKFQGPGKNQLQEFSQTASSIHGGSSVSRPSSNYNNRSQTIGTQKAGPCKEWKPKPVNNNLAQGSALAAASSGVSMVSVEVNTLLQPPAAVPETKEDTAELQKKLEESHISDVEHVIIPNHLHVPEVEKLGFCFGSFDTSFSLVTSTNNAPEHDGSPPIPEASECIEEAASEQPPSNQNASTAVEDTDYSYQPPPSHGQESFSAKGDDISSSAPECSESKPETLQSGQQYSVVHTSPNYNFGFVPPMLGNQLAPFDSSESQPRDVSRLPNFLVQQPIDPTNYYAQFYRSSADTDGRISPFHSAGVSTQYNGGVAVVPPQTSQSSQEGGNTLALSTAAPTPLVTQAAGLMQSSLAVPQQPVPVFRQAAGMHLPHYHPNYIPYGHYFSPLYVPPTAIHQLLSNGAFSQQPQAGGVYPPPPSAAARYSLSQYRPGANVGNSAHIGVPGTYAPYGSSPVNYNPSSATTTGNPAPNEDLSASQFQDSNVYVSGQQSESSGVWINAHNRDLSSLQASSFYNHPQGQVALTPNQPGHGNFAGVYHPAQPVTASTVHPLMQQSQTMAGPVDMVGPTANVYQRPQHSQINWPSSY is encoded by the exons ATGAATAGCAACAGTAAGAGTGGTAACAGTGGTGTTGTTGGAGTAGGAGCTAGGGTTTCAATCCCGAGCAGTGTGAGGAAAACGATCCAGGATATAAAAGAGATCACTGGAAATCACAGTGAAGATGAGATATATGCAATGCTCAAAGAATGCTCTATGGATCCCAACGAAACTGCTCAAAAACTCCTCTTTCAAG ATACATTCCATGAAGTTAAAAGGAAGCGTGATCGAAAAAAGGAG CTTCAGAATTCAATCAAGGAATCTGCTGAATCAAAGTGGAAAGCCGGCACGCAGGGCAGGGGGAACAAAGGGAGTCGTGGAAATTTGACTTCTCGTCATGTTTCACATG GTGCTGGAAAGAATGGGAAAGAAAATTTGACCAATCACTTTCTTGACAAGAGTGTCGGCTTATCTTCTGTGCCTAATGTTGAGGCAAAAAatatttcaag ctcatcaagtgccgctactAATGGGCCTAGTGGTCTAGCTTCCGGGAGCGACATCATTGTACAAAATGCTCATGCATCTGCAAGAAGAGGAATTAAACAATTCGAAGCATATGCAGGTGCTGGCTCTGGTGTGCAGACAACTCCTGCTGATGCAAGCAAAATCCCAAAAGTGGCTACGGGAAATAGGGATGTACATGGGCAGAGGAGGCCAAACTCCGTCAATTCTTCAAGAACTCTATCTTCACCACCTCCATCAGGAGCTCATCTCTCAGCTTCAGATCCTGTGCTCTTGCCATCTCAAGATTCACGACCCGCTGGTGTAGTAGGCACAGTTAGAAGGGAAGTTGGGAGCCAGCATTCTCCAGTTGAACGTGCTTCTTCAAACTCAAATGGGAGTAAAAAGACTACTG CAAAGTCTGATACTGGAAGCGTAGATATACAAGTGAAGATGCCAAGCAAATTTCAGGGGCCTGGAAAGAATCAACTTCAAGAGTTCTCGCAAACTGCTTCTTCAATCCATGGTGGTTCTTCCGTTAGCAGGCCTTCGTCTAATTACAACAATCGATCACAAACGATTGGTACACAAAAAG CAGGTCCTTGTAAGGAATGGAAGCCAAAGCCTGTTAACAATAATCTAGCTCAGGGGTCTGCTCTTGCAGCTGCTTCGTCTGGTGTTTCTATGGTCTCTGTTGAAGTCAATACACTGTTGCAGCCTCCTGCTGCTGTTCCTGAAACAAAAGAAGATACTGCAGAGCTGCAGAAAAAGTTAGAGGAATCACACATTTCAGATGTTGAGCATGTAATTATCCCTAACCACCTTCACGTCCCTGAGGTTGAAAAACTTGGATTCTGTTTTGGAAGTTTCGACACTAGCTTTAGTTTGGTTACAAGCACAAACAATGCTCCCGAGCATGACGGAAGTCCACCAATTCCTGAAGCTTCTGAGTGCATTGAAGAAGCTGCAAGTGAACAGCCTCCaag TAATCAAAATGCATCAACAGCTGTAGAGGACACTGATTATTCTTATCAGCCTCCACCTTCACATGGACAGGAGAGTTTCTCTGCCAAAGGAGATGATATCTCATCCTCTGCTCCGGAGTGCAGTGAATCGAAGCCAGAGACTCTGCAGTCGGGTCAACAATATTCAGTTGTTCATACATCGCCCAACTATAATTTTGGCTTTGTGCCACCAATGTTAGGCAATCAGCTCGCGCCCTTTGATAGCTCTGAATCTCAACCTCGAGATGTTTCTCGTCTTCCAAATTTCCTT GTTCAGCAACCCATTGACCCAACAAACTACTATGCCCAATTCTACCGTTCGAGTGCTGACACTGATGGCCGCATTTCACCTTTTCATTCAGCGGGTGTTTCTACCCAGTACAATGGCGGTGTTGCTGTTGTGCCTCCACAAACTTCTCAATCTTCTCAAGAG GGCGGGAACACTCTTGCTTTATCTACTGCCGCTCCGACGCCACTTGTGACTCAAGCTGCTGGGCTTATGCAGAGTTCGTTAGCTGTACCACAGCAACCTGTCCCTGTATTTCGGCAGGCTGCTGGGATGCATCTGCCCCATTATCATCCGAATTATATTCCATATGGTCACTACTTTTCACCGCTTTATGTTCCACCAACAGCCATCCATCAATTATTAAGCAATGGTGCCTTTTCCCAGCAACCTCAAGCTGGCGGTGTATATCCACCTCCACCATCAGCTGCTGCCAGATACTCTCTTTCGCAATATAGACCAGGAGCTAATGTGGGAAATTCAGCTCACATTGGAGTGCCTGGCACATATGCGCCATATGGATCCTCTCCTGTCAACTATAACCCTAGTTCAGCTACAACAACTGGAAACCCTGCTCCCAATGAGGATCTTTCTGCGTCTCAGTTCCAGGATAGTAACGTCTATGTTAGTGGACAACAG AGTGAAAGCTCAGGTGTGTGGATTAATGCACACAATCGAGATTTATCTAGCTTGCAAGCAAGTTCCTTTTATAATCATCCTCAGGGTCAAGTGGCTCTAACACCCAATCAACCTGGACACGGAAACTTTGCTGGTGTTTATCACCCAGCACAACCAGTTACAGCATCAACTGTTCACCCACTTATGCAGCAGTCTCAAACGATGGCCGGTCCAGTTGATATGGTAGGACCAACAGCCAATGTCTATCAACGGCCTCAGCATTCACAGATTAACTGGCCAAGTAGTTACTGA
- the LOC104086650 gene encoding GBF-interacting protein 1 isoform X4, whose translation MNSNSKSGNSGVVGVGARVSIPSSVRKTIQDIKEITGNHSEDEIYAMLKECSMDPNETAQKLLFQDTFHEVKRKRDRKKELQNSIKESAESKWKAGTQGRGNKGSRGNLTSRHVSHDAGAGKNGKENLTNHFLDKSVGLSSVPNVEAKNISSSSSAATNGPSGLASGSDIIVQNAHASARRGIKQFEAYAGAGSGVQTTPADASKIPKVATGNRDVHGQRRPNSVNSSRTLSSPPPSGAHLSASDPVLLPSQDSRPAGVVGTVRREVGSQHSPVERASSNSNGSKKTTAKSDTGSVDIQVKMPSKFQGPGKNQLQEFSQTASSIHGGSSVSRPSSNYNNRSQTIGTQKAGPCKEWKPKPVNNNLAQGSALAAASSGVSMVSVEVNTLLQPPAAVPETKEDTAELQKKLEESHISDVEHVIIPNHLHVPEVEKLGFCFGSFDTSFSLVTSTNNAPEHDGSPPIPEASECIEEAASEQPPSNQNASTAVEDTDYSYQPPPSHGQESFSAKGDDISSSAPECSESKPETLQSGQQYSVVHTSPNYNFGFVPPMLGNQLAPFDSSESQPRDVSRLPNFLVQQPIDPTNYYAQFYRSSADTDGRISPFHSAGVSTQYNGGVAVVPPQTSQSSQEGGNTLALSTAAPTPLVTQAAGLMQSSLAVPQQPVPVFRQAAGMHLPHYHPNYIPYGHYFSPLYVPPTAIHQLLSNGAFSQQPQAGGVYPPPPSAAARYSLSQYRPGANVGNSAHIGVPGTYAPYGSSPVNYNPSSATTTGNPAPNEDLSASQFQDSNVYVSGQQSESSGVWINAHNRDLSSLQASSFYNHPQGQVALTPNQPGHGNFAGVYHPAQPVTASTVHPLMQQSQTMAGPVDMVGPTANVYQRPQHSQINWPSSY comes from the exons ATGAATAGCAACAGTAAGAGTGGTAACAGTGGTGTTGTTGGAGTAGGAGCTAGGGTTTCAATCCCGAGCAGTGTGAGGAAAACGATCCAGGATATAAAAGAGATCACTGGAAATCACAGTGAAGATGAGATATATGCAATGCTCAAAGAATGCTCTATGGATCCCAACGAAACTGCTCAAAAACTCCTCTTTCAAG ATACATTCCATGAAGTTAAAAGGAAGCGTGATCGAAAAAAGGAG CTTCAGAATTCAATCAAGGAATCTGCTGAATCAAAGTGGAAAGCCGGCACGCAGGGCAGGGGGAACAAAGGGAGTCGTGGAAATTTGACTTCTCGTCATGTTTCACATG ATGCAGGTGCTGGAAAGAATGGGAAAGAAAATTTGACCAATCACTTTCTTGACAAGAGTGTCGGCTTATCTTCTGTGCCTAATGTTGAGGCAAAAAatatttcaag ctcatcaagtgccgctactAATGGGCCTAGTGGTCTAGCTTCCGGGAGCGACATCATTGTACAAAATGCTCATGCATCTGCAAGAAGAGGAATTAAACAATTCGAAGCATATGCAGGTGCTGGCTCTGGTGTGCAGACAACTCCTGCTGATGCAAGCAAAATCCCAAAAGTGGCTACGGGAAATAGGGATGTACATGGGCAGAGGAGGCCAAACTCCGTCAATTCTTCAAGAACTCTATCTTCACCACCTCCATCAGGAGCTCATCTCTCAGCTTCAGATCCTGTGCTCTTGCCATCTCAAGATTCACGACCCGCTGGTGTAGTAGGCACAGTTAGAAGGGAAGTTGGGAGCCAGCATTCTCCAGTTGAACGTGCTTCTTCAAACTCAAATGGGAGTAAAAAGACTACTG CAAAGTCTGATACTGGAAGCGTAGATATACAAGTGAAGATGCCAAGCAAATTTCAGGGGCCTGGAAAGAATCAACTTCAAGAGTTCTCGCAAACTGCTTCTTCAATCCATGGTGGTTCTTCCGTTAGCAGGCCTTCGTCTAATTACAACAATCGATCACAAACGATTGGTACACAAAAAG CAGGTCCTTGTAAGGAATGGAAGCCAAAGCCTGTTAACAATAATCTAGCTCAGGGGTCTGCTCTTGCAGCTGCTTCGTCTGGTGTTTCTATGGTCTCTGTTGAAGTCAATACACTGTTGCAGCCTCCTGCTGCTGTTCCTGAAACAAAAGAAGATACTGCAGAGCTGCAGAAAAAGTTAGAGGAATCACACATTTCAGATGTTGAGCATGTAATTATCCCTAACCACCTTCACGTCCCTGAGGTTGAAAAACTTGGATTCTGTTTTGGAAGTTTCGACACTAGCTTTAGTTTGGTTACAAGCACAAACAATGCTCCCGAGCATGACGGAAGTCCACCAATTCCTGAAGCTTCTGAGTGCATTGAAGAAGCTGCAAGTGAACAGCCTCCaag TAATCAAAATGCATCAACAGCTGTAGAGGACACTGATTATTCTTATCAGCCTCCACCTTCACATGGACAGGAGAGTTTCTCTGCCAAAGGAGATGATATCTCATCCTCTGCTCCGGAGTGCAGTGAATCGAAGCCAGAGACTCTGCAGTCGGGTCAACAATATTCAGTTGTTCATACATCGCCCAACTATAATTTTGGCTTTGTGCCACCAATGTTAGGCAATCAGCTCGCGCCCTTTGATAGCTCTGAATCTCAACCTCGAGATGTTTCTCGTCTTCCAAATTTCCTT GTTCAGCAACCCATTGACCCAACAAACTACTATGCCCAATTCTACCGTTCGAGTGCTGACACTGATGGCCGCATTTCACCTTTTCATTCAGCGGGTGTTTCTACCCAGTACAATGGCGGTGTTGCTGTTGTGCCTCCACAAACTTCTCAATCTTCTCAAGAG GGCGGGAACACTCTTGCTTTATCTACTGCCGCTCCGACGCCACTTGTGACTCAAGCTGCTGGGCTTATGCAGAGTTCGTTAGCTGTACCACAGCAACCTGTCCCTGTATTTCGGCAGGCTGCTGGGATGCATCTGCCCCATTATCATCCGAATTATATTCCATATGGTCACTACTTTTCACCGCTTTATGTTCCACCAACAGCCATCCATCAATTATTAAGCAATGGTGCCTTTTCCCAGCAACCTCAAGCTGGCGGTGTATATCCACCTCCACCATCAGCTGCTGCCAGATACTCTCTTTCGCAATATAGACCAGGAGCTAATGTGGGAAATTCAGCTCACATTGGAGTGCCTGGCACATATGCGCCATATGGATCCTCTCCTGTCAACTATAACCCTAGTTCAGCTACAACAACTGGAAACCCTGCTCCCAATGAGGATCTTTCTGCGTCTCAGTTCCAGGATAGTAACGTCTATGTTAGTGGACAACAG AGTGAAAGCTCAGGTGTGTGGATTAATGCACACAATCGAGATTTATCTAGCTTGCAAGCAAGTTCCTTTTATAATCATCCTCAGGGTCAAGTGGCTCTAACACCCAATCAACCTGGACACGGAAACTTTGCTGGTGTTTATCACCCAGCACAACCAGTTACAGCATCAACTGTTCACCCACTTATGCAGCAGTCTCAAACGATGGCCGGTCCAGTTGATATGGTAGGACCAACAGCCAATGTCTATCAACGGCCTCAGCATTCACAGATTAACTGGCCAAGTAGTTACTGA